In Paenibacillus sp. G2S3, a single window of DNA contains:
- a CDS encoding oxidoreductase has protein sequence MKTINQIQTKPSSRYDSFDPDQEGNKNTIFADVIIDGRSLYQMLKKYDMVPSLGWGSEEHQTKVINYFLLNEMHEYLYYRYPILVCPWCGDEECGFISVFIEREEELIIWRDFKLESGNKAIDIGPFCFKWDEYEKVIRETFGTAGIQ, from the coding sequence ATGAAAACTATAAATCAAATACAAACAAAACCGTCAAGCCGATATGATAGTTTTGATCCGGATCAAGAAGGGAATAAAAATACTATTTTTGCCGACGTAATAATTGATGGTAGGTCTCTTTACCAAATGTTAAAAAAATATGATATGGTTCCTTCCCTCGGGTGGGGTAGTGAAGAGCATCAAACGAAAGTGATTAATTATTTTTTGTTAAACGAAATGCATGAATATTTGTACTACAGATACCCAATATTAGTCTGTCCCTGGTGTGGCGATGAAGAATGTGGCTTTATATCAGTATTTATTGAGAGAGAAGAAGAGCTTATTATATGGAGAGATTTCAAATTAGAATCCGGTAATAAAGCTATTGATATAGGCCCTTTTTGCTTTAAATGGGATGAATACGAAAAAGTTATTAGAGAGACATTTGGAACTGCGGGGATTCAATGA
- a CDS encoding S-layer homology domain-containing protein encodes MKRFRSAMAGLLAMLLIFSSLPVMGIGSGSVGAEGVGGTGAGQIPSGTVLIKNKWKNNFLYETSDGIVRYGMTNPADTSSHWTVETVNGLSRIKNVKTGHYITMAGNNGKEDTLKVADLQGSGSVTDQWLIDTSNRNGYMIIRSATVPESKLVIHEENQLGYAQVSSDINITFESPQWAFIDLNSVPVAVRLESRMRPGQVMYEDEKGNVLYGKQPLKNEAAQWYLDQGTDEGTLMIRNRETGHYIKQNEQTWAGVFSQEIDMNNVKLSEWFQESAPDPDGTGFITLRNSGLTDSGSPLWLNPQFNDDNNVRSNGWPGSASNPSAQWSIVPISEFKPVRLATYTDAQVATDFLYEAADGELKHGVMASEDADSSDYLWYVEDYDGNKRIRNAETNHYISYTDGTAKAVEISESQPSDQWKFKDSDDYDDYLTLENVESKDIYISTLGGGNAGANGDATSLSAQWQLLDPNTPTDGTIPYYRIQNGWKSFYWYESADGLLKYGNMQKDGSDQWLVEKYNGRKLFKNKKTGHYINTVNMPDGHIQVTELPDRNNVEREFIWIGKNIGDNTYVISSVLDKEPNKFPEKFISLQNLTKYAEYGVINPGWGSPQWRFVTVTEKKQDLFRFKLDTVNGEDQYLKDGPLLTSPDVLEKLLESKTVTEAVYDSQDTEAMVPQDKVVEPTISDAKIAPLAAANEDVTVGQATYGPLDINDDSFVWQLQEIAGANGSVKIKNVGTGRYLSLEHIAGSEGEDDPDVAVQTLQTVYDVWGSIKWIVDMQPSGLTTFKSGWAGHYMYGASDENGNPIIRISKAPGAVDKSSAHFTVEAVEAIAPPIPTYPLRFKNASSGEYLYENEHGVVLYGQPSADNGFSHWNISVQDGKQTIINRATGHYLTVNGDYSYLESSNAEPAIDGASAWEVSLASDYTNYTIRSLYGEYDDELINIANKTGYAERALLLESDGSAQWKLEAAPQEFTTPSGELRNNNTTTPVQNDTNIITIVPKGLTGKVLAEKEGALVYAEASDTAAHSQWIVQDINGRKRIMNVQTKQYLSLNEGDQVVLLSSGETERSQWTLEEKLGYKLLLSADRTGFLTHSAAAVQLGSAVGTNSVLWSFLPIPTDAIYAGGEAFQGDHVIRFAVNAQHAGEYDAVVRYKNTSSAVTDLLLEVNGLKEAANVNVAQSSSWKTEQVKLKLRPGINTVSLSNDNIDWGKVSIDSLTVKNSVNKVYRGATVPYISYEAEDAVTNGTLIGPSRKYRTMASEASGRQAVALKNTGDYVEFKLAEAANSIVLRYSIPDSPDGAGAEETLTLYVDGVKKQLKLTSKYAWEYGSYPWSNDPKQGSGHRFFDEIHALIGDAPAGATIRLEKGTGDQATSYVIDLVDMEQVAPELTRHDGFISVTDFGAVANDEGDDTAALKAALVEANAKGKGVWFPAGNFNVGDGLLDLDTAEIRGAGMWYTVLNGAKFYGHGGKVGVYDLLIEGGINVRDDEAFTNAFHGAFGQGSIIQNVWIEHTKAGLWLTQPIGEKARTNGLYMAGLRIRNLMADGINFAVGTGNSMMEQSDIRYPGDDGIAMWSFTDAKLNDVNGTERTLSYNNTARFNNVSLPWLADNIVVFGGKDNKVQDNVVKDTVTNGAGIAVSTRFSAEPFQGTTIVERNTLLRTGSYDSGYGVNLGALWLYAGESDLKGKVLIRNNTALDSTYSGLIAHGNLNMDGVVLTNNVIDGAGTSGIEVTKELKGNLLVDNLIIRGERMKLLSNPSSEFSILEKNQGIATAVKPFSIKLADGQSGPVVLEQGKSATLQVLDKEGVEITSQATLVLTNSDIATFTNGSLHGLKAGSTDFTVTVGNDKRVYTVEVVASNGGTDPVDPTDPTSTPSPTTTPSPTSTPSPTDSTDPTSTPAPTSTIDPAGSVNPVAPVATPMPTPAANYDAQLKAKTTAGVAVIEISANGDGIARFSADALRNAAALSPNAVLVIGSGDMSYRFPLGLVERVLKAAQMPAGTLEFQLSPLSGKGLEQLLAKAKQQGFIVQGTPASITLKVTDGKTTVPANGFGTTYVERTFMIKEVLDAKTGVVLIYDEQTGSFRYVPALFEPVNGMTKVTVKSSNASGVFVAALHPVSFGDISSHWAKNEIEMLASRLILTGQSTDNFAPQKSVSRAEFAAMLIRSLGLVAENTTKTFSDVSDLSWYAADARAAAALGLVQGYEDGAFRPNAPITREQMAVMAARALKLLNLGAGESGVNPATDAFTDSSTISSWAKEAVNVLTAKGIMKGQSAGSFASGSDTSRAEAAVILTRLLKAAGLLN; translated from the coding sequence ATGAAACGATTCAGGTCCGCGATGGCGGGTCTGCTCGCGATGCTGCTGATTTTCTCAAGCTTGCCTGTGATGGGAATCGGTAGCGGTTCCGTAGGAGCAGAAGGGGTTGGAGGAACAGGCGCAGGGCAAATTCCATCAGGGACGGTACTCATCAAGAATAAGTGGAAAAATAATTTTTTATATGAAACGTCTGATGGTATCGTGCGTTATGGCATGACCAATCCAGCGGACACATCATCGCATTGGACAGTGGAGACGGTAAATGGTCTGTCACGAATTAAGAATGTGAAGACGGGCCACTACATTACAATGGCTGGTAATAACGGCAAAGAGGATACGCTTAAGGTGGCAGATCTACAAGGATCAGGAAGTGTTACGGATCAATGGTTGATCGATACTTCCAATAGAAACGGATATATGATCATCCGAAGCGCAACAGTGCCAGAGAGTAAACTGGTTATCCACGAGGAGAATCAGCTTGGTTACGCGCAAGTAAGCTCGGATATCAATATTACGTTTGAGAGTCCGCAGTGGGCTTTTATTGATCTGAATTCAGTACCAGTAGCTGTAAGGCTGGAAAGCCGGATGCGTCCCGGTCAGGTAATGTATGAGGATGAAAAAGGAAATGTTCTCTACGGCAAACAGCCTTTGAAAAATGAAGCAGCCCAGTGGTATCTTGATCAGGGAACGGACGAAGGAACGTTGATGATTCGTAACCGTGAGACGGGTCATTATATTAAGCAGAATGAGCAGACTTGGGCTGGAGTTTTTTCACAAGAAATCGATATGAATAATGTAAAGCTAAGTGAGTGGTTCCAAGAGAGCGCACCAGATCCAGATGGAACAGGCTTTATTACGCTTCGTAACAGTGGTTTAACTGATAGTGGGAGTCCGTTATGGCTAAATCCACAATTCAACGATGACAATAACGTGCGCTCTAACGGCTGGCCGGGATCAGCCTCTAATCCAAGTGCGCAGTGGAGCATCGTGCCGATTTCTGAATTTAAGCCGGTAAGATTGGCTACTTATACAGATGCACAAGTAGCTACAGATTTTTTATATGAAGCTGCAGACGGCGAGCTTAAGCATGGCGTTATGGCTTCAGAGGATGCAGATTCATCCGATTATCTATGGTATGTAGAGGATTATGATGGCAATAAGCGTATCCGTAATGCGGAAACTAATCATTATATTTCATACACTGACGGCACAGCCAAGGCTGTAGAGATCAGCGAAAGTCAGCCATCGGATCAGTGGAAATTTAAAGATTCTGATGATTATGATGATTACCTGACACTAGAAAATGTTGAGAGCAAAGACATCTATATCTCTACCTTGGGTGGAGGTAATGCTGGAGCAAATGGGGATGCGACTTCCTTGAGCGCCCAGTGGCAGCTTCTAGATCCCAATACACCGACTGATGGAACCATTCCATATTATCGAATTCAAAATGGATGGAAGTCTTTTTATTGGTATGAGTCTGCTGACGGCCTCTTGAAGTATGGAAATATGCAGAAGGATGGCTCCGATCAGTGGCTCGTGGAGAAATATAATGGCCGCAAGCTATTCAAGAATAAGAAAACAGGCCATTACATTAACACAGTGAACATGCCAGATGGCCATATTCAGGTCACTGAGCTTCCTGACAGGAATAATGTGGAGCGAGAATTTATATGGATAGGCAAAAATATTGGCGACAACACATACGTAATTAGCAGTGTTCTCGACAAGGAACCAAATAAATTCCCTGAGAAGTTCATTTCACTTCAAAATCTCACTAAATACGCCGAGTATGGTGTGATCAATCCAGGCTGGGGCAGTCCACAGTGGAGATTCGTTACTGTCACAGAGAAAAAGCAGGACTTATTCCGCTTTAAGCTAGACACTGTAAATGGGGAGGATCAGTATCTTAAAGATGGTCCTTTGCTGACTTCTCCAGATGTACTAGAGAAATTGCTAGAATCTAAGACTGTCACTGAAGCTGTCTATGATTCACAGGACACTGAAGCAATGGTGCCGCAGGATAAGGTGGTGGAACCTACAATCTCTGATGCGAAAATTGCACCTCTAGCTGCTGCAAACGAGGATGTGACAGTAGGTCAGGCTACTTATGGCCCACTTGATATTAACGACGATTCCTTTGTCTGGCAGCTGCAAGAAATAGCCGGGGCCAATGGATCTGTAAAAATTAAAAATGTAGGAACAGGACGTTATCTCTCTCTGGAGCATATTGCTGGATCTGAAGGTGAAGATGATCCGGATGTTGCCGTTCAAACTCTACAGACGGTTTATGATGTATGGGGTAGCATTAAGTGGATTGTGGATATGCAGCCTTCGGGTCTGACCACCTTCAAAAGTGGATGGGCTGGCCACTATATGTATGGGGCTTCCGATGAGAATGGGAATCCGATTATTAGGATCAGTAAGGCTCCCGGTGCGGTGGATAAAAGCAGTGCACATTTTACCGTCGAAGCGGTTGAAGCGATTGCACCACCAATCCCTACTTACCCTCTAAGATTTAAGAATGCAAGCAGTGGGGAGTATTTATATGAAAATGAGCATGGAGTTGTTCTGTACGGACAGCCGTCAGCAGACAATGGATTCTCGCATTGGAATATATCTGTGCAGGATGGCAAACAGACGATCATTAACCGAGCAACCGGTCATTATTTAACAGTGAATGGGGATTATTCTTACTTGGAGAGCAGTAATGCGGAACCGGCTATAGACGGAGCATCTGCATGGGAAGTAAGCTTGGCCTCCGATTATACGAATTACACCATTCGTAGTCTCTATGGAGAGTACGACGATGAATTAATAAACATTGCGAATAAGACAGGATATGCTGAACGGGCACTCCTACTAGAGAGTGACGGCTCAGCTCAATGGAAGCTTGAAGCAGCTCCACAGGAGTTTACTACTCCGTCTGGAGAACTGCGCAACAACAATACAACAACTCCAGTTCAGAACGATACCAACATTATAACCATCGTACCGAAAGGGCTGACTGGCAAAGTATTGGCAGAAAAAGAAGGTGCACTCGTATATGCGGAAGCTTCCGATACGGCTGCTCACTCTCAGTGGATCGTCCAGGATATAAATGGACGTAAACGCATAATGAATGTTCAGACGAAGCAATATCTTTCTTTAAATGAAGGGGATCAAGTCGTCTTGTTATCTTCCGGGGAAACAGAACGTTCCCAGTGGACGCTGGAAGAGAAGTTAGGCTATAAGCTCTTGCTAAGTGCCGATAGAACGGGCTTTCTTACTCACAGTGCAGCGGCGGTTCAACTTGGTTCTGCTGTGGGAACCAATAGCGTTCTTTGGAGCTTCTTGCCTATCCCTACAGATGCGATTTATGCAGGAGGGGAAGCATTTCAAGGCGATCATGTTATACGATTTGCAGTCAATGCCCAGCATGCCGGAGAATATGATGCTGTTGTTCGTTACAAGAACACTTCCAGCGCTGTTACAGATCTGTTGCTTGAGGTGAATGGCTTGAAGGAAGCGGCTAATGTTAATGTTGCTCAGTCCTCCTCTTGGAAGACTGAACAGGTAAAGCTGAAGCTGCGTCCAGGGATCAACACGGTTTCTCTAAGTAACGACAACATCGATTGGGGTAAAGTAAGCATTGATAGCCTGACAGTAAAAAATAGTGTGAACAAAGTTTACCGCGGAGCCACGGTTCCTTACATCAGCTATGAAGCTGAGGATGCAGTGACTAACGGAACACTAATCGGTCCTTCGCGGAAATATCGCACTATGGCTTCCGAGGCTTCTGGACGACAAGCCGTCGCCTTGAAGAATACTGGGGACTATGTAGAGTTCAAGCTTGCAGAAGCAGCTAATTCTATTGTTCTTCGCTATTCCATTCCAGACAGTCCGGATGGTGCTGGTGCTGAAGAAACTTTGACTCTATATGTAGATGGAGTTAAGAAACAGCTTAAGCTGACTTCAAAATACGCTTGGGAATATGGCAGCTACCCATGGTCAAATGATCCTAAACAAGGTAGTGGACATCGCTTCTTTGATGAAATTCATGCTCTGATTGGCGATGCTCCTGCTGGAGCAACCATTCGTTTAGAGAAGGGAACAGGAGACCAGGCCACTTCATACGTCATCGACTTGGTGGATATGGAGCAGGTAGCGCCTGAGTTAACTCGCCATGATGGATTTATTTCCGTAACGGATTTTGGAGCAGTAGCAAATGATGAGGGAGATGATACCGCAGCCTTGAAGGCAGCGCTTGTCGAAGCGAATGCTAAAGGTAAAGGTGTTTGGTTCCCGGCAGGTAACTTTAATGTTGGAGATGGTCTGCTGGATCTGGATACGGCTGAAATCCGTGGTGCCGGCATGTGGTATACCGTTCTGAATGGAGCCAAATTCTACGGCCACGGCGGCAAGGTTGGTGTATACGATCTATTGATTGAAGGTGGTATTAATGTACGGGACGATGAGGCATTCACGAATGCTTTCCATGGTGCTTTTGGCCAAGGCTCAATCATTCAAAATGTATGGATTGAACATACCAAAGCAGGCTTGTGGTTAACACAGCCTATTGGTGAGAAGGCTCGTACGAATGGTCTGTATATGGCAGGTCTTCGAATCCGTAATCTGATGGCGGATGGAATTAACTTTGCCGTAGGTACTGGCAACAGCATGATGGAACAAAGTGACATCCGCTATCCAGGGGATGATGGTATTGCGATGTGGTCGTTCACAGATGCCAAATTGAATGATGTGAATGGTACGGAACGGACACTGAGCTATAACAATACGGCACGTTTTAATAACGTCTCACTGCCATGGTTGGCCGATAACATTGTGGTCTTCGGTGGTAAGGATAATAAAGTTCAAGATAACGTGGTAAAAGACACTGTGACTAACGGAGCTGGGATCGCTGTATCTACCCGTTTCTCCGCAGAGCCGTTCCAAGGAACGACTATCGTTGAGCGGAATACTTTGCTTCGCACAGGTAGTTATGATTCAGGTTATGGCGTGAACCTCGGTGCGTTATGGCTGTACGCTGGTGAGAGCGACCTAAAAGGAAAAGTACTCATCCGTAACAATACGGCGCTCGACAGCACCTATTCTGGCCTGATTGCCCACGGTAATCTGAATATGGATGGCGTGGTTCTCACGAATAACGTGATTGACGGAGCGGGCACAAGCGGGATTGAGGTTACGAAGGAGCTGAAAGGAAATCTGCTCGTAGATAATCTTATCATTCGCGGTGAACGGATGAAACTGCTGTCAAACCCATCTTCCGAATTTAGTATCCTTGAAAAAAACCAAGGAATAGCTACAGCAGTTAAGCCTTTCTCCATTAAGCTAGCAGATGGACAGAGTGGACCTGTTGTACTGGAACAAGGAAAGTCAGCTACCCTTCAGGTGTTAGACAAAGAAGGGGTGGAGATTACTTCACAAGCTACACTTGTGCTTACGAACAGTGATATTGCTACTTTTACAAACGGCAGTCTGCATGGGCTTAAAGCGGGAAGTACAGACTTTACAGTAACTGTAGGCAATGATAAAAGGGTGTATACAGTTGAGGTGGTAGCATCTAATGGTGGGACAGATCCTGTGGATCCGACGGATCCAACGAGTACACCAAGTCCAACAACTACTCCTAGCCCAACGAGTACACCTAGCCCAACGGATTCGACTGACCCAACGAGCACACCAGCACCAACGAGTACTATTGATCCGGCGGGGTCAGTAAATCCTGTTGCACCTGTCGCTACACCAATGCCTACACCAGCTGCTAATTATGATGCGCAGCTAAAAGCTAAGACTACTGCTGGAGTGGCTGTGATCGAGATTTCAGCTAACGGAGATGGCATAGCTCGCTTTAGCGCTGACGCCTTACGCAATGCGGCAGCACTTAGTCCAAATGCTGTGCTTGTCATTGGAAGCGGCGATATGAGCTATCGATTCCCGTTAGGACTCGTGGAGAGAGTGCTGAAAGCTGCGCAAATGCCAGCAGGCACGCTAGAGTTTCAGCTAAGTCCGCTAAGCGGAAAAGGATTGGAACAACTGCTTGCCAAGGCTAAGCAGCAAGGCTTTATTGTACAAGGAACTCCGGCCAGTATCACCTTGAAGGTCACAGATGGCAAAACCACTGTACCTGCTAATGGTTTCGGTACTACGTATGTAGAGCGAACATTTATGATTAAGGAAGTACTGGATGCGAAGACGGGAGTAGTTCTTATTTACGATGAGCAGACGGGTTCCTTCCGTTATGTACCTGCATTGTTCGAGCCTGTAAATGGGATGACCAAGGTTACTGTTAAGAGCAGTAATGCGAGCGGTGTATTCGTTGCAGCACTGCACCCTGTGTCTTTTGGAGATATTTCTTCACACTGGGCAAAGAATGAGATCGAAATGCTTGCCAGTCGATTGATCTTGACCGGACAATCCACAGATAATTTTGCACCACAGAAATCTGTCAGCCGTGCCGAGTTCGCAGCTATGCTGATTCGTTCGTTGGGTCTAGTCGCTGAGAACACAACAAAGACTTTCAGTGATGTGTCCGATTTATCATGGTATGCTGCAGATGCTAGAGCCGCAGCAGCCTTAGGATTGGTTCAAGGCTATGAGGATGGAGCCTTCCGTCCGAACGCCCCTATTACACGGGAGCAAATGGCTGTTATGGCAGCTAGAGCACTGAAGCTGTTGAACCTTGGAGCTGGAGAATCTGGAGTTAACCCTGCGACAGATGCATTCACAGATTCGTCTACTATCTCTTCTTGGGCTAAAGAGGCTGTGAATGTCTTAACAGCAAAAGGAATCATGAAAGGGCAATCTGCAGGCAGCTTTGCATCTGGCAGTGATACTAGCCGTGCAGAAGCAGCTGTGATCCTAACAAGATTACTTAAAGCCGCCGGATTACTGAATTAA
- a CDS encoding effector binding domain-containing protein, with translation MSNFKLEKKQPFRVIGFKTALDERTTIHSPQFSSQKTTFFKSLIGNGKIASLRPLAESPYGFAAVAEENGYVYYYAGVQSSQPLPEHADEVIFPESEYLVLTGSGGLSRLAFDKLEDQAFGSLLTEAYEYEYSGAPIAEVLLNGNPTDAIVEVWVPVQKRKTL, from the coding sequence ATGAGTAATTTTAAGCTTGAAAAGAAGCAACCCTTTCGTGTTATCGGTTTTAAAACAGCTTTAGACGAGCGGACAACCATTCACTCTCCACAGTTTTCAAGCCAAAAGACTACTTTTTTCAAGAGTCTGATTGGTAACGGAAAAATCGCTAGCCTTCGTCCCCTTGCCGAAAGTCCTTATGGTTTCGCTGCAGTAGCTGAGGAGAACGGATACGTCTATTATTACGCAGGTGTTCAATCTTCTCAGCCTCTACCTGAACATGCGGATGAAGTTATTTTCCCAGAAAGTGAATATTTAGTTTTAACAGGCAGTGGTGGGTTATCGCGCTTAGCATTTGATAAGTTGGAAGATCAGGCGTTTGGCTCACTTTTAACCGAGGCTTACGAATATGAATATTCTGGAGCACCAATTGCAGAAGTTTTGCTTAATGGAAATCCAACAGACGCCATAGTTGAAGTGTGGGTACCTGTGCAAAAACGGAAGACTCTATAA
- a CDS encoding class I SAM-dependent methyltransferase, which produces MELFKQIPLYRFLALCNESGMEKTILDCGAGGDTPPLSLFANYGYATYGIEMNVEQLNRANQFAAERGQNLNILQGDMRELAISDESMSFVYSYNSIFHMRKQDVKEAINELKRVLKPGGLLFVNFLTLKDFRVGDGVDLGGNQYEQMEDDELVIHSYYDYHEADSMFDDMQLIYKEDRVLERKFEGEWIRQGFIDYIYKK; this is translated from the coding sequence GTGGAGCTTTTTAAACAAATACCCTTGTATAGATTTTTGGCATTATGTAATGAAAGTGGCATGGAAAAGACCATATTAGATTGTGGGGCAGGAGGGGATACGCCTCCACTAAGTTTGTTTGCGAATTATGGATACGCTACATACGGAATAGAGATGAATGTTGAGCAATTGAACAGAGCTAATCAGTTCGCAGCAGAAAGAGGGCAGAATTTAAACATACTCCAGGGCGACATGAGAGAGTTGGCAATAAGCGATGAGTCGATGAGTTTTGTGTATTCATATAACTCTATTTTTCATATGAGAAAACAGGATGTGAAAGAAGCAATAAATGAATTGAAACGGGTGCTAAAACCTGGTGGATTATTATTTGTTAATTTTTTAACCCTTAAGGATTTTCGAGTCGGCGACGGAGTGGATTTGGGAGGAAATCAGTATGAACAAATGGAAGACGACGAATTAGTAATACACTCTTACTATGATTATCATGAAGCGGATTCTATGTTTGATGATATGCAATTAATATATAAAGAAGATCGAGTGCTTGAAAGAAAGTTTGAAGGCGAATGGATACGACAAGGATTTATCGATTACATATATAAAAAATAG
- a CDS encoding MBL fold metallo-hydrolase, with translation MKIQHIRNATLWMEYGGSTFLIDPMLSEQGANPPIFNTENDRRNPLVSLPGTVDKWLNPNAIIVTHLHPDHWDDAAISLLPHNLPLFCQEGDRDTLVEQGFENVSEITDKLTFQGVTITRTGGQHGTGEIGKLMGKVSGFVFQAENEPVVYLAGDTIWCDEVKIALDAFKPEVTIINAGGAQFLTGGHITMNEQDVVDLCEYASSTKVIAVHMDAINHCLVTRDKLRAHLEKEELQDRVQLPQDAEWCYV, from the coding sequence ATGAAAATACAGCATATTCGCAACGCGACCCTGTGGATGGAGTATGGGGGAAGTACATTTTTGATTGATCCTATGTTGAGTGAGCAGGGTGCTAATCCTCCTATTTTTAATACGGAAAATGACCGTCGGAATCCGCTTGTATCGTTACCGGGAACAGTAGACAAATGGCTGAATCCTAATGCAATAATAGTCACGCATCTTCATCCAGATCATTGGGATGACGCTGCCATTTCCTTGCTGCCGCATAATCTACCGTTATTTTGTCAGGAGGGGGATAGGGATACCCTAGTAGAGCAGGGATTTGAGAATGTCTCAGAAATCACCGATAAGCTGACATTCCAAGGAGTAACTATAACACGTACTGGTGGACAGCATGGAACCGGAGAGATTGGCAAGCTTATGGGGAAGGTATCCGGGTTTGTCTTTCAGGCGGAAAATGAACCAGTTGTGTATTTGGCAGGAGACACGATTTGGTGTGATGAGGTGAAGATTGCACTCGATGCATTTAAACCTGAGGTAACGATCATTAATGCTGGTGGAGCGCAGTTTTTAACTGGAGGTCATATCACAATGAATGAGCAGGATGTCGTAGACTTATGCGAATATGCTTCTTCTACTAAGGTGATCGCTGTACACATGGACGCCATCAACCATTGCCTTGTTACCAGGGATAAGCTAAGAGCTCACTTGGAGAAGGAGGAGCTACAGGATCGAGTACAGCTTCCGCAAGACGCGGAATGGTGTTACGTATAA
- a CDS encoding DUF3885 domain-containing protein encodes MIQGIFEYIDNKFPNFESDIHIRFDLGEPFRNGSKRRIKQVNKRVVTIFEETFNQNDFIYVLIKDWGDQNDPMFGNTTPKYIYKLMNGQIIEERTLFEVDEDEDEDDEGKRLEIKHEYQVKVSAGLVSTFPYIEILEGISHYEQGREPSIGQSVYFISKDKDIIFYMYDDRGCIIHASSKDQLRPLYFKYNDWIVNYHREYFDNLFKEV; translated from the coding sequence ATGATACAAGGGATTTTTGAATATATTGATAATAAATTTCCGAATTTCGAGAGTGATATACATATTAGATTTGATTTAGGTGAACCATTCCGAAATGGATCAAAACGAAGAATTAAACAAGTAAACAAAAGAGTGGTAACAATATTTGAAGAAACATTTAATCAAAATGATTTTATTTATGTCCTTATCAAAGATTGGGGTGACCAAAATGATCCTATGTTTGGAAATACAACACCTAAATATATTTACAAGCTAATGAATGGACAGATAATTGAAGAGAGAACATTATTCGAAGTAGATGAAGATGAAGATGAGGATGATGAGGGAAAAAGATTAGAAATTAAACATGAATATCAGGTTAAAGTATCTGCAGGGTTAGTCTCTACTTTTCCATACATAGAAATACTTGAAGGTATTAGTCACTATGAGCAAGGGAGAGAACCTTCAATAGGTCAAAGTGTATATTTTATTAGTAAAGATAAGGATATTATTTTTTATATGTATGATGATAGAGGATGTATCATTCATGCCAGTTCTAAAGATCAATTAAGACCTCTTTATTTTAAATATAATGATTGGATAGTGAATTATCATAGAGAGTATTTTGATAATTTATTCAAGGAAGTATAA
- a CDS encoding Lrp/AsnC family transcriptional regulator: MMSSYSIDDVDFHILQLLIEDSTISHRDIGQQVHMTGQAVGARIRKMQDTGVIEGYTVRWNPNKVGEPIHAFITVFLGSNTIHPAFQTFAKQHDSVKEMHRVSGEGCYWIRVRAGSQEDLNIFLDELLKFGNYRVNLSMGKLK, from the coding sequence ATGATGAGTTCTTATTCCATAGATGATGTGGATTTTCACATCCTACAGCTTCTTATTGAAGATTCCACGATCAGTCACAGAGACATTGGGCAGCAAGTGCATATGACAGGTCAAGCTGTGGGCGCGCGTATTCGCAAAATGCAGGACACCGGAGTGATTGAAGGCTACACTGTCCGCTGGAATCCAAATAAGGTTGGGGAGCCTATTCATGCCTTTATCACTGTTTTTCTGGGTTCAAATACGATCCATCCAGCCTTTCAGACATTTGCAAAGCAGCATGACAGCGTAAAAGAAATGCATCGGGTCAGTGGAGAAGGCTGCTATTGGATACGCGTTCGTGCCGGAAGCCAAGAGGATTTGAATATCTTTCTCGACGAGCTGCTAAAGTTCGGAAATTACAGAGTCAATTTGTCGATGGGGAAGCTTAAATAA
- a CDS encoding GNAT family N-acetyltransferase, whose amino-acid sequence MSINPKIFYSTNEETDYVRKKLIEFNSKQVPNGIYEEINLCLKDDNGDIVAGINSAICWNWMEIGILWVDDNYRSQGYGKRLLEEAEKIARAKKCTFIKLDTFSFQAPEFYKKYGYKVIATIEDAPLGSKHFYYKKDLSYD is encoded by the coding sequence ATGTCGATTAATCCTAAGATATTTTATAGCACAAATGAAGAAACAGATTACGTCAGAAAAAAACTTATTGAATTTAACTCTAAACAAGTACCAAACGGCATTTATGAGGAGATAAATTTATGCTTGAAGGATGATAACGGAGATATTGTTGCCGGTATCAACAGTGCGATATGTTGGAATTGGATGGAAATTGGTATTTTGTGGGTGGATGATAACTATCGTAGTCAAGGTTACGGGAAAAGATTATTGGAAGAAGCAGAGAAAATTGCCAGAGCAAAGAAATGTACTTTTATCAAATTAGATACATTCAGTTTTCAAGCGCCCGAATTTTATAAGAAATATGGATATAAAGTAATTGCAACTATCGAAGATGCTCCGCTTGGAAGTAAACACTTTTACTACAAGAAGGATCTTAGCTATGATTAA